The Syngnathus typhle isolate RoL2023-S1 ecotype Sweden linkage group LG16, RoL_Styp_1.0, whole genome shotgun sequence genome includes a region encoding these proteins:
- the LOC133169770 gene encoding E3 ubiquitin ligase TRAF3IP2-like isoform X2, whose amino-acid sequence MSSNRLQDGNCWEEEVEQLEPPLPLKSEDERDWTQHFCQRSQSLTLPSQNWIQRQVSPSVSVNVPHFSVPPEVSGVTLPTAASSAAWSAASHVQQRRGSLLNESRKIFITCSSDSSCEMMAFVDFLSKHGFQAAVDGPLTTWEDTIMKDPSTPIIVAISPRYKADIEGCAVHTHGLHTKYIYSMMQHEFIQQGSLNFRFIPVLFLNASQKDVPGWLQNTRVYRWPRDTDDLLLRLLREERFVPPPVHGEPSLIITPVAATP is encoded by the exons ATGTCTTCAAACAG ATTGCAGGATGGAAACTGTTgggaggaggaagtggagcaACTTGAACCTCCTTTGCCACTCAAGTCTGAGGATGAGCGTGATTGGACCCAACATTTTTGTCAGCGATCCCAAAGCCTAACCCTCCCCTCCCAAAACTG GATACAACGTCAGGTGTCGCCAAGCGTCTCTGTGAACGTGCCGCATTTCTCTGTGCCGCCAGAGGTCAGCGGCGTGACCTTACCAACGGCGGCCTCCTCCGCCGCTTGGTCCGCAGCCTCGCACGTGCAACAGAGACGAGGAAGCTTGCTAAATGAGTCGA GGAAAATCTTCATTACCTGCTCCTCGGACTCTTCTTGTGAGATGATGGCCTTTGTTGACTTTCTGTCCAAACATGGCTTCCAAGCTGCGGTTGACGGGCCCCTCACAACCTGGGAGGACACAATTATGAAAGAC CCATCCACGCCCATCATTGTGGCTATCAGTCCGCGCTACAAGGCCGACATTGAAGGCTGTGCTGTGCACACCCACGGTCTGCACACTAAATACATTTACTCCATG atgcaGCATGAATTTATCCAACAAGGCAGCTTGAACTTCCGCTTCATACCTGTGCTCTTCCTTAACGCCTCCCAG AAGGATGTTCCAGGATGGCTTCAGAACACTCGCGTGTACCGCTGGCCGCGTGACACGGACGACCTGTTATTGCGACtgctgagggaggaaagatttgTTCCTCCTCCGGTGCATGGGGAGCCCTCACTCATCATCACACCTGTGGCTGCCACACCTTAA
- the LOC133169770 gene encoding E3 ubiquitin ligase TRAF3IP2-like isoform X1, whose protein sequence is MSSNRLQDGNCWEEEVEQLEPPLPLKSEDERDWTQHFCQRSQSLTLPSQNWIQRQVSPSVSVNVPHFSVPPEVSGVTLPTAASSAAWSAASHVQQRRGSLLNESRKIFITCSSDSSCEMMAFVDFLSKHGFQAAVDGPLTTWEDTIMKDPSTPIIVAISPRYKADIEGCAVHTHGLHTKYIYSMMQHEFIQQGSLNFRFIPVLFLNASQVSQVLLHIILIANIACLVFVHAVSRCRRMFQDGFRTLACTAGRVTRTTCYCDC, encoded by the exons ATGTCTTCAAACAG ATTGCAGGATGGAAACTGTTgggaggaggaagtggagcaACTTGAACCTCCTTTGCCACTCAAGTCTGAGGATGAGCGTGATTGGACCCAACATTTTTGTCAGCGATCCCAAAGCCTAACCCTCCCCTCCCAAAACTG GATACAACGTCAGGTGTCGCCAAGCGTCTCTGTGAACGTGCCGCATTTCTCTGTGCCGCCAGAGGTCAGCGGCGTGACCTTACCAACGGCGGCCTCCTCCGCCGCTTGGTCCGCAGCCTCGCACGTGCAACAGAGACGAGGAAGCTTGCTAAATGAGTCGA GGAAAATCTTCATTACCTGCTCCTCGGACTCTTCTTGTGAGATGATGGCCTTTGTTGACTTTCTGTCCAAACATGGCTTCCAAGCTGCGGTTGACGGGCCCCTCACAACCTGGGAGGACACAATTATGAAAGAC CCATCCACGCCCATCATTGTGGCTATCAGTCCGCGCTACAAGGCCGACATTGAAGGCTGTGCTGTGCACACCCACGGTCTGCACACTAAATACATTTACTCCATG atgcaGCATGAATTTATCCAACAAGGCAGCTTGAACTTCCGCTTCATACCTGTGCTCTTCCTTAACGCCTCCCAGGTTAGCCAGGTCCTCCTCCACATTATTTTGATTGCTAACATAGCTTGCTTAGTGTTTGTCCATGCCGTGTCACGGTGCAGAAGGATGTTCCAGGATGGCTTCAGAACACTCGCGTGTACCGCTGGCCGCGTGACACGGACGACCTGTTATTGCGACtgctga
- the LOC133169632 gene encoding tyrosine-protein kinase fyna-like, with translation MGCVQCKDKDAAKLTEGRDAALSHHPGYRYGADPTPQHYPPNFGVTTIPNYNNFGGGGATQGVTVFGGVHTSSQSGTLRSRGGTGVTLFVALYDYEARTDDDLSFRKGERFQILNSTEGDWWEARSLTTGGTGYIPSNYVAPVDSIQAEDWYFGKLGRKDAERQLLSNSNARGTFLIRESETTKGAYSLSIQDWDDIKGDHVKHYKIRKLDSGGYYITTRAQFETLQQLVHHYSARAAGLCCRLIVPCHKGMPRLTDLSIKTKDVWEIPRESLQLIKRLGNGQFGEVWMGTWNGTTKVAVKTLKPGTMSPESFLEEAQIMKKLRHDKLVQLYAVVSEEPIYIVTEYMNKGSLLDFLKDGEGRCLKLPNLVDMAAQVAAGMAYIERMNYIHRDLRSANILVGDSLVCKIADFGLARLIEDNEYTARQGAKFPIKWTAPEAALYGKFTIKSDVWSFGILLTELVTKGRVPYPGMNNREVLEQVERGYRMPCPQDCPTSLHELMVQCWKKDPEERPTFEYLQAFLEDYFTATEPQYQPGDNL, from the exons ATGGGCTGCGTCCAATGTAAGGATAAAGACGCAGCAAAACTCACCGAGGGACGCGACGCCGCTCTCTCGCACCACCCGGGTTATCGTTATGGCGCCGACCCGACGCCGCAGCACTACCCGCCCAACTTCGGGGTCACCACCATCCCCAATTACAACAACTTTGGCGGCGGAGGCGCCACGCAGGGGGTCACCGTCTTCGGAGGCGTGCACACGTCCTCGCAGTCGGGCACGCTGCGATCCCGAGGAGGGACGG GGGTGACGCTGTTCGTGGCGCTGTACGACTACGAAGCCCGGACGGACGATGACCTCAGCTTCAGAAAAGGGGAGAGGTTCCAGATCCTCAACAGCAC AGAGGGCGACTGGTGGGAGGCCCGCTCCCTTACCACAGGTGGAACTGGTTACATTCCAAGTAATTACGTCGCCCCGGTGGACTCCATCCAAGCCGAGGA CTGGTATTTCGGTAAACTGGGCCGGAAGGATGCCGAGCGGCAGCTGTTGTCCAACAGCAACGCCAGAGGCACCTTCCTCATCCGGGAGAGCGAAACAACCAAAG GCGCTTACTCCCTCTCCATCCAGGACTGGGACGACATCAAGGGTGACCACGTCAAACACTACAAGATCCGCAAATTGGACAGCGGCGGTTACTACATCACCACCAGGGCCCAGTTCGAGACCCTCCAACAACTCGTGCATCACTATTCCG CCAGGGCGGCAGGACTGTGCTGCCGGCTGATCGTGCCCTGCCACAAGGGCATGCCCCGTCTGACGGACCTGTCCATCAAAACCAAAGACGTCTGGGAGATCCCCAGGGAGTCGCTGCAGCTCATCAAACGCCTCGGCAACGGGCAGTTCGGCGAGGTCTGGATGG gcacgTGGAACGGCACCACCAAGGTGGCGGTGAAGACCCTGAAGCCGGGCACCATGTCACCGGAGTCCTTTTTAGAGGAGGCTCAGATCATGAAGAAGCTGCGTCACGATAAGCTGGTGCAGCTCTACGCCGTGGTTTCCGAGGAGCCCATCTACATCGTCACCGAGTACATGAATAAAG GGAGTTTGCTCGACTTCCTGAAAGACGGAGAAGGACGATGCCTGAAACTTCCGAATCTGGTGGACATGGCGGCTCAG GTGGCAGCTGGCATGGCGTACATCGAGAGGATGAACTACATCCACCGAGACCTGCGCTCGGCCAACATTCTGGTCGGAGACAGTCTGGTGTGTAAGATTGCCGACTTCGGTCTGGCCCGGCTCATTGAGGACAACGAGTACACGGCCAGACAAG GTGCAAAGTTTCCAATTAAGTGGACCGCGCCCGAGGCGGCGCTCTACGGGAAATTCACCATCAAATCCGACGTGTGGTCCTTCGGTATCCTGCTCACGGAGCTTGTGACCAAAGGCCGGGTGCCCTATCCAG GCATGAACAATCGCGAGGTGCTGGAGCAAGTTGAACGAGGCTACCGCATGCCGTGCCCGCAAGACTGCCCCACGTCGCTCCACGAGCTCATGGTGCAATGCTGGAAGAAAGACCCCGAGGAGAGGCCCACCTTCGAGTACTTGCAGGCCTTTTTGGAGGACTACTTCACTGCCACCGAGCCTCAATACCAGCCGGGGGATAATCTTTGA
- the LOC133169131 gene encoding myristoylated alanine-rich C-kinase substrate-like, which translates to MGAQISKNAGKEEAAVEKPGEAAAATAAAKTNGQENGHAKTNGDASPATEEANKAEVQANGSTPTEEAPKEDGDKAEEAEKEPEAAATNGEAAAKPEETTEDSKQKKKRFSFKKPSFKLSGFSFKKTKKESEEEEKAEEEKAEGEKAPAQEEGAAAAVEEEKAEGEKAPAEEEVKEVAVPEEPKADEVAKEEKPAEASSPAEPEVAAAASPEAPVTPAPAE; encoded by the exons ATGGGAGCACAAATCTCCAAAAACGCCGGAAAGGAGGAAGCCGCGGTGGAGAAGCCCGGCGAGGCTGCGGCTGCTACGGCAGCGGCCAAGACTAATGGCCAG GAGAACGGCCACGCCAAAACCAACGGTGATGCCTCCCCAGCAACAGAGGAGGCCAACAAGGCCGAGGTCCAGGCCAACGGCAGCACCCCCACCGAGGAGGCGCCAAAGGAGGATGGTGACAAGGCGGAGGAAGCTGAGAAGGAGCCAGAGGCCGCCGCCACAAACGGCGAGGCCGCTGCCAAACCTGAGGAAACGACCGAAGACAGcaagcagaagaagaagcgctTCTCCTTCAAGAAGCCGTCCTTCAAGCTGAGCGGGTTCTCCTTTAAGAAGACCAAGAAGGAGtccgaagaggaggagaaggcggAAGAAGAGAAGGCGGAAGGGGAGAAGGCACCAGCCCAGGAAGAGGGAGCAGCGGCAgcggtggaggaggagaaggccgAAGGAGAAAAGGCGCCGGCCGAGGAAGAGGTCAAGGAAGTGGCTGTGCCTGAGGAGCCCAAAGCTGATGAAGTGGCAAAGGAGGAAAAACCAGCTGAGGCTTCTTCACCAGCCGAACCCGAGGTCGCCGCAGCTGCCAGTCCAGAGGCCCCCGTCACCCCTGCCCCTGCTGAATAA